The following proteins are co-located in the Micromonospora viridifaciens genome:
- a CDS encoding arginase family protein, producing the protein MMRRIAVLDAPTNLGLRPPTLTSVPGCAKAPGALRDHGLLARLRARDAGCLTPPRYEPGDWRPGDGVCHAREISGYSVALADRIGAIIDRGEFPLVLGGDCSVLLGSALAMHRLGEAVGGRIGLVFVDGHSDFRHPGNASYVGAAAGEDLALVTGRGQADLAAIEGRRPYFRDIDVVVLGIRAQDEYRLDLQAAGIITRPVPALRAEGAARTAQWAHEQLADCAGYWVHVDVDVLDPAVMPAVDAPDPGGIAFAELEILLAGLVDTPHCLGVELTVFDPDYDPDGTYAAEIVNTVVAGLAPVRAPGARPRLLPSGPAAPSPRPGNGHLTSRARDRGVTSLPSPGTAAEPMGAEGFSADPA; encoded by the coding sequence ATGATGCGCCGGATCGCCGTCCTCGACGCCCCGACCAACCTCGGGCTGCGCCCGCCCACCCTCACCTCGGTTCCGGGCTGCGCCAAGGCACCCGGCGCGCTGCGCGACCACGGCCTGCTCGCCCGGCTGCGGGCCCGGGACGCCGGCTGCCTCACCCCGCCCCGGTACGAACCCGGCGACTGGCGGCCCGGCGACGGGGTCTGCCACGCCCGGGAGATCTCCGGCTACTCCGTGGCGCTGGCCGACCGGATCGGCGCGATCATCGATCGAGGTGAGTTCCCCCTGGTGCTCGGCGGGGACTGCTCGGTGCTGCTCGGCTCGGCGCTCGCCATGCACCGGCTCGGCGAGGCGGTCGGCGGCCGGATCGGGCTGGTCTTCGTCGACGGGCACTCCGACTTCCGGCACCCCGGCAACGCCTCCTACGTGGGCGCGGCCGCGGGCGAGGACCTGGCCCTGGTCACCGGCCGGGGGCAGGCGGACCTGGCCGCCATCGAGGGGCGGCGCCCGTACTTCCGGGACATCGACGTGGTGGTGCTCGGCATCCGGGCGCAGGACGAGTATCGGCTCGACCTCCAGGCCGCCGGCATCATCACCCGACCGGTGCCGGCCCTGCGGGCCGAGGGCGCGGCCCGCACCGCTCAGTGGGCGCACGAGCAGCTGGCCGACTGTGCCGGCTACTGGGTGCACGTCGACGTGGACGTGCTCGACCCGGCGGTGATGCCCGCCGTGGACGCGCCCGACCCGGGCGGCATCGCCTTCGCCGAGCTGGAGATCCTGCTCGCCGGCCTGGTGGACACTCCGCACTGCCTCGGTGTCGAGCTGACCGTGTTCGACCCCGACTACGACCCGGACGGGACGTACGCCGCCGAGATCGTCAACACGGTGGTGGCCGGGCTCGCGCCGGTCAGGGCGCCCGGGGCGCGGCCGCGGCTGCTGCCGTCCGGCCCGGCCGCCCCGTCGCCGCGTCCGGGCAACGGTCACCTCACCTCGCGTGCCCGGGACCGGGGAGTGACCAGCCTGCCGAGCCCCGGCACCGCGGCGGAGCCGATGGGCGCGGAGGGGTTCTCCGCCGACCCCGCCTGA
- a CDS encoding penicillin-binding transpeptidase domain-containing protein, protein MLMSYPVRHRRSRRRPLVAALAAAALAAGALTGCSGEDGPESSVEAFLKGWRSGDLHAVGFIDPTGARVPADEVAKEIRALSGELAATPPELSRVGDAKITADLATARIQVTWTLPGQLRWAYESPVRLRHGEDDRWQVIWEPSVVQEKLEKGDRLALRRDAAPRAGVLDNAGAPIVTPRPVVRVGVQPSEVTDVKALVKQLDGAFKAIRPALVPPVDLADLPKRLSEADPGAFVEVVTLRDEAYRQIKPRIYDLPGTKFQADKLDLAPTREFARALLGSVDPAQADDLTAHPDRYVRGDLVGHGGLQGRYDDRLRGVPGQAVLIERPAPEGTTNPTDIEVFRSEPRAGQPLKTTLDVAAQNAADAALRGQARRSALVAVRISDGAVLAAANGPGPAGENLAFTAQVPPGSTFKVVSALALLDRGAVTPEATVNCPKRAEVDGRSFKNSDDFELGAVPFTTDFAKSCNTAFVALAPKLGPDGLATTGRTLGLEAEWDLGAEVFTGSVSANGGATEQAAAAIGQGTTVVSPLAMAAATAAVARGHWEQPKLVVDPAPAKPAPAGPALKTESVAALKTMMRAVVTGGTASALKGVPGEPVYGKTGTAEYDNNPAHTHAWFVGWQGDVAFAVFVEQGGPSTASAVPIADRFLRGLAAR, encoded by the coding sequence ATGCTGATGTCGTACCCCGTTCGCCACCGCCGGTCTCGCCGCCGCCCCCTCGTCGCGGCGCTGGCCGCCGCCGCGCTGGCGGCGGGCGCGCTGACCGGGTGCTCCGGCGAGGACGGGCCGGAGAGCAGCGTCGAGGCGTTCCTGAAGGGCTGGCGCTCCGGCGACCTGCACGCGGTCGGCTTCATCGACCCGACCGGCGCCCGCGTCCCGGCCGACGAGGTGGCGAAGGAGATCAGGGCGCTCTCCGGCGAACTGGCCGCCACCCCGCCCGAGCTCAGCCGGGTCGGCGACGCGAAGATCACCGCCGACCTCGCCACCGCCCGGATCCAGGTGACCTGGACGCTTCCGGGCCAGCTCCGCTGGGCCTATGAGAGCCCGGTACGCCTCCGGCACGGCGAGGACGACCGCTGGCAGGTGATCTGGGAGCCCTCCGTCGTCCAGGAGAAGCTGGAGAAGGGCGATCGGCTCGCGCTGCGCCGCGACGCCGCGCCCCGGGCCGGCGTGCTGGACAATGCCGGCGCCCCGATCGTCACGCCCCGGCCGGTGGTCCGGGTGGGCGTGCAGCCCAGCGAGGTGACCGACGTGAAGGCGCTGGTCAAACAGCTCGACGGGGCGTTCAAGGCGATCCGGCCCGCGCTCGTCCCACCGGTCGACCTCGCCGACCTGCCCAAGCGCCTCAGCGAGGCCGATCCGGGCGCATTCGTCGAGGTGGTGACCCTGCGGGACGAGGCGTACCGGCAGATCAAGCCCCGGATCTACGACCTGCCCGGCACGAAGTTCCAGGCCGACAAGCTCGACCTGGCGCCGACCCGGGAGTTCGCCCGGGCCCTGCTCGGCTCGGTCGACCCGGCGCAGGCCGACGATCTCACGGCCCACCCGGACAGGTACGTCCGGGGCGACCTGGTCGGCCACGGCGGCCTCCAGGGCCGGTACGACGACCGGCTGCGCGGCGTCCCCGGCCAGGCCGTGCTCATCGAGCGTCCCGCCCCCGAGGGCACCACCAACCCCACCGACATCGAGGTGTTCCGCAGCGAGCCCCGGGCCGGTCAGCCGCTGAAGACCACCCTCGACGTGGCCGCCCAGAACGCCGCCGACGCGGCGCTGCGTGGCCAGGCCCGGCGCTCCGCCCTGGTGGCCGTCCGGATCAGCGACGGCGCGGTGCTGGCCGCCGCCAACGGCCCCGGCCCGGCCGGCGAGAACCTCGCCTTCACCGCCCAGGTGCCGCCCGGCTCGACGTTCAAGGTGGTCAGCGCGCTCGCCCTGCTCGATCGCGGGGCGGTCACCCCGGAGGCGACGGTCAACTGCCCGAAGAGGGCCGAGGTGGACGGCCGCTCGTTCAAGAACTCCGACGACTTCGAGCTGGGGGCGGTGCCGTTCACCACCGACTTCGCGAAGTCCTGCAACACCGCCTTCGTGGCCCTGGCGCCGAAGCTCGGGCCGGACGGTCTCGCCACCACCGGCCGTACGCTCGGCCTGGAGGCGGAGTGGGACCTGGGCGCGGAGGTCTTCACCGGCTCGGTCTCCGCCAACGGCGGGGCCACCGAGCAGGCCGCCGCCGCGATCGGCCAGGGCACCACCGTGGTCAGCCCGCTGGCCATGGCCGCCGCCACCGCCGCCGTGGCCCGGGGGCACTGGGAGCAGCCGAAGCTGGTGGTCGACCCCGCGCCGGCGAAGCCCGCCCCGGCCGGCCCGGCGCTGAAGACCGAATCCGTGGCGGCGCTGAAGACGATGATGCGCGCGGTGGTCACCGGCGGCACGGCCAGTGCCCTGAAGGGCGTCCCCGGCGAGCCGGTGTACGGCAAGACCGGGACCGCCGAGTACGACAACAACCCGGCGCACACCCACGCCTGGTTCGTCGGGTGGCAGGGCGACGTGGCGTTCGCGGTCTTCGTGGAGCAGGGCGGGCCGAGCACGGCCAGCGCCGTGCCGATCGCCGACCGCTTCCTCCGCGGCCTCGCCGCTCGGTGA